A window of the Drosophila simulans strain w501 chromosome 2L, Prin_Dsim_3.1, whole genome shotgun sequence genome harbors these coding sequences:
- the LOC6732645 gene encoding insulin-like growth factor-binding protein complex acid labile subunit yields the protein MLFKWLLFSLCIMPAMFSNTRRKCPTECQCSMDDLDRYQAICTKGGLNSLLSPNELDVDVKVIIIRGPRNSITIGPALRQFMKLEILRITDSNLPAIGAESFWGLKYLRILDLSKNNITNITENNFRGQDNLLELDLSKNKVLRMASSTFRHLTDLRCLNLADNSIVELVQRNFFMLSRLKYLDLSGNPLQDLQPDVFRDVPELKVLKCRNCQLKKINPQMYNLLPLLSELDLGRNEFKFLDKDEFRDVKRLTKVLLDGNQLSVVVDQLFRMQKSLNHLDLSYNRLAKVPNDSFLQLTNLTFLDLSYNKLVRLEPQSIRSLSNLLTLNISGNVLMDLREMSETFELIPQLTHLAIADMGTMPVGLLHPFKQLRYLNISGNSLNNTALEVIDPCRELEFLDLSRNQLHGISEDTALRIQGIRNVRLDNNPLICDECHMGKLINVVRQLQWKWDTYPICFLPKSLRGAEINNLDINGLHTCLTFITDEEQNAASTSYNFLEHGGLNTLAILGGIIFVLIAVIILSLVACFSKNRARYYTREDHLNGSESKCLEKNLEATTITTLGNGSSPTTTTTLTLATSPAAPNGPKTNGQGLSLSPANGSTPVHGISEDKGKEINFTFPVDDRVCTIDELMPPPPPPPQQHPHPNMGSLMYSVSHSPSSATTLAAVAAAATVIPPGAPSHSPMPTPTPTPAEAVVVVLPPPPLPPQQHHHQMDGSLASLREVQQQLVHLSSTLEPLVSVN from the exons ATGCTCTTCAAGTGGCTCCTGTTCAGCCTGTGCATAATGCCGGCCATGTTCAGCAATACGAGGAGGAAATGCCCCACTGAATGCCAATGCAGCATGGACGACTTGGATCGTTATCAGGCCATCTGCACAAAAG GAGGCCTGAATTCACTGCTGTCGCCAAATGAGTTGGACGTCGATGTTAAAGTTATTATCATCCGTGGACCCCGGAATTCCATTACAATCGGTCCGGCGCTGCGGCAGTTCATGAAACTGGAGATACTCCGCATCACCGACTCCAATCTGCCGGCAATAGGCGCGGAGTCGTTTTGGGGCCTCAAATATCTGCGGATATTAG ATCTGTCCAAGAACAATATAACCAATATCACAGAGAACAACTTTCGAGGACAGGACAACCTACTGGAATTGGACTTATcgaaaaataaagttttacgCATGGCCAGTTCAACGTTTCGCCATTTGACG GATCTGCGTTGCCTTAATTTGGCCGACAACTCCATTGTGGAGCTCGTGCAGCGCAACTTCTTCATGCTGAGTAGACTCAAGTATCTGGACCTCAGCGGAAATCCGCTGCAGGATTTACAGCCGGATGTGTTTCGCGATGTGCCG GAACTCAAAGTGCTCAAGTGTCGCAATTGCCAGCTGAAAAAAATCAATCCGCAGATGTACAATTTATTGCCGCTTTTAAGCGAATTGGATTTGGGACGCAACGAG TTCAAGTTTCTCGACAAGGATGAATTCCGCGATGTGAAGCGACTGACCAAAGTTCTGCTGGATGGCAATCAATTGTCCGTGGTGGTGGACCAACTCTTTCGCATGCAGAAGAGTCTTAATCATCTGG ATTTGTCGTACAATCGGTTGGCCAAAGTGCCCAATGACTCGTTCCTGCAGCTGACCAACTTGACCTTCCTGGACTTGTCCTACAACAAACTGGTTCGTCTGGAGCCGCAGTCCATCAGAAGTTTGAGCAACCTGCTGACGCTCAACATAAGTGGCAATGTGCTGATGGATCTTAGGGAGATGAGTGAAACCTTTGAG CTCATTCCCCAGCTCACCCACCTGGCGATTGCGGATATGGGCACAATGCCCGTTGGTCTACTGCATCCCTTCAAGCAACTGAGATATCTCAATATCTCCGGCAATTCCTTGAACAACACGGCATTGGAGGTCATCGATCCGTGTCGAGAACTGGAG TTTTTGGACTTATCTCGGAATCAATTACACGGCATCAGCGAGGACACGGCCCTCAGGATCCAAGGCATACGCAACGTGCGACTCGACAACAATCCTTTGATATGCGACGAGTGTCACATGGGGAAATTGATAAATGTCGTGCGACAA CTGCAGTGGAAATGGGATACCTATCCCATTTGCTTCCTGCCGAAGAGTCTTCGAGGtgcagaaataaataatttggatATCAACGGGCTGCACACGTGCTTGACTTTCATCACCGACGAGGAGCAAAATGCCGCCAGCACATCATATAACTTTCTTGAGCACG GTGGTCTCAATACTCTGGCCATTCTGGGTGGCATCATCTTTGTGCTAATTGCCGTAATTATACTGTCCTTGGTTGCCTGCTTTTCGAAAAATCGGGCTCGCTACTACACGAGGGAGGACCACCTGAATGGCA GCGAGAGCAAGTGCCTGGAAAAAAATCTGGAGGCGACCACGATTACAACGCTGGGTAATGGCAGCTCGCCCACCACGACGACCACGCTGACCCTGGCCACCTCCCCGGCGGCACCAAATGGTCCAAAGACGAATGGACAGGGCCTGAGCCTGAGTCCTGCCAACGGCAGCACGCCCGTTCACGGAATATCCGAGGACAAGGGCAAAGAAATCAACTTCACCTTTCCCGTGGACGATCGCGTCTGCACCATTGACGAGCtgatgccaccaccaccaccgcctccgcagcagcatccgcatcccAATATGGGCAGCCTGATGTACAGTGTGTCGCACTCGCCGAGCTCGGCTACAACCCTGGCAGCTgtggcagcggcggcgacTGTTATTCCGCCAGGAGCCCCCTCTCACTCGCCCatgcccacgcccacacccactCCCGCCGAGGCTGTGGTCGTGGTCCTGCCCCCACCACCGCTACCACCgcaacagcaccaccaccagatGGACGGCAGCTTGGCCAGCCTGCGggaggtgcagcagcagctggtcCATCTGAGCAGCACGCTGGAGCCGCTGGTCAGCGTTAACTGA